In Penaeus vannamei isolate JL-2024 chromosome 4, ASM4276789v1, whole genome shotgun sequence, a single window of DNA contains:
- the LOC113824321 gene encoding histone H3.3A-like, whose amino-acid sequence MARTKQTARKSTGGKAPRKQLATKAARKSAPASGGVKKPHRYRPGTVALREIRRYQKSTELLIRKLPFQRLVREIAQDFKTDLRFQSAAIGALQEASEAYLVGLFEDTNLCAIHAKRVTIMPKDIQLARRIRGERA is encoded by the coding sequence ATGGCCCGCACCAAGCAGACTGCCCGCAAGTCCACGGGGGGAAAAGCCCCACGCAAGCAGCTGGCAACCAAGGCCGCTCGGAAGTCCGCCCCAGCGTCAGGAGGCGTCAAGAAGCCCCACCGCTACCGCCCCGGCACGGTGGCCCTTCGCGAGATCCGTCGCTACCAGAAGTCCACGGAATTGCTCATCAGAAAACTGCCCTTCCAGCGCCTCGTCAGGGAGATCGCGCAGGACTTCAAGACGGACCTCAGGTTCCAGAGCGCGGCCATCGGGGCGCTGCAGGAGGCGTCTGAGGCCTACCTCGTGGGGCTCTTTGAGGACACCAACCTGTGTGCCATTCATGCCAAGAGGGTCACCATCATGCCCAAGGACATCCAACTAGCAAGACGCATCCGAGGAGAAAGGGCGTAA